One window from the genome of Phocoena phocoena chromosome 15, mPhoPho1.1, whole genome shotgun sequence encodes:
- the TMEM219 gene encoding insulin-like growth factor-binding protein 3 receptor isoform X2 produces MGSCQAGHNLHLCLAHHPPLVCAALILLLLGLSGLGLGGFLLTHKTGLRSPDIPQDWVSFLRSFGQLTLCPMNGTVKGKWRGSHVVGLLTTLNFGDDRDRNKTQTFQAQVQGSRMGLKGSSAGELVLITARVTTERTPGTCLYFSAAPGILPSSQPPMSCSEEGAGNATLSPRMAEECVSVWSHEGLVLTKLLTSEELALCGSRLLILGSFLLLFCGLLCCLTAVCFHPRRESHWSRTRF; encoded by the exons ATGGGCAGCTGCCAGGCAGGGCACAACCTGCATCTCTGCCTGGCCCACCACCCACCTCTGGTCTGTGCCGCTTTGATCTTGCTGCTTCTTGGCCTTTCTGGCCTGGGCCTTGGTGGCTTCCTCCTCACCCACAAGACTGGCCTGCGCAGCCCTGACATCCCTCAG GACTGGGTCTCCTTCTTGAGATCTTTTGGCCAGCTGACCCTGTGCCCCATGAATGGGACAGTCAAAGGGAAGTGGCGTGGGTCTCACGTCGTGGGCTTACTGACCACCTTGAACTTCGGAGATGATCGAGACAGGAACAAGACCCAGACATTCCAAGCCCAGGTCCAGGGTAGTCGTATGGGATTGAAAG GATCTTCTGCAGGAGAGCTGGTCCTCATTACAGCCAGGGTGACCACAGAAAGGACCCCAGGAACCTGCCTGTATTTTAGTGCTGCTCCAGGAATCCTGCCCTCCAGCCAGCCACCCATGTCCTGCTCGGAAGAGGGAGCAGGAAATGCCACCCTGAGCCCTAGGATGGCTGAGGAGTGTGTCAGTGTCTGGAGCCACGAAGGTCTTGTGCTCACCAAGTTGCTCACCTCC GAGGAGCTGGCTCTGTGTGGCTCTAGGCTGCTGATTTTGGgctccttcctgcttctcttctGTGGCCTTCTCTGCTGTCTCACTGCTGTGTGCTTCCACCCACGCCGGGAGTCCCACTGGTCTAGAACCCGGTTCTGA
- the TMEM219 gene encoding insulin-like growth factor-binding protein 3 receptor isoform X1, producing MTQRNRKEMDICSVPARPSTMQTVLSAPFSPHYLMFLELPFHRFLSSQRFADFSHIASEWQRRTRIEFSSKVEFFFIRRFPCLGYQLELFFSQTLAPEQLLPESLPLRILLFEFLFPVQRALLCFHLDYFRNEMQQTFIEWCLEMNAWSQEPWVLVLALPLTGCVALAKSLVFLVLSLPLSKMGKCLLTGRLSSRSPFLSSSRLSLEAQTPLLPMGSCQAGHNLHLCLAHHPPLVCAALILLLLGLSGLGLGGFLLTHKTGLRSPDIPQDWVSFLRSFGQLTLCPMNGTVKGKWRGSHVVGLLTTLNFGDDRDRNKTQTFQAQVQGSRMGLKGSSAGELVLITARVTTERTPGTCLYFSAAPGILPSSQPPMSCSEEGAGNATLSPRMAEECVSVWSHEGLVLTKLLTSEELALCGSRLLILGSFLLLFCGLLCCLTAVCFHPRRESHWSRTRF from the exons ATGACCCAGAGGAATAGAAAGGAAATGGACATTTGTTCAGTTCCTGCAAGGCCAAGTACTATGCAAACTGTTTTATCTGCTCCATTTAGTCCTCACTACTTGATGTTCTTAgaactcccatttcacagattctTAAGCTCACAGAGGTTCGCTGATTTTTCTCACATagccagtgagtggcagaggAGGACTCGAATTGAGTTTAGCTCCAAAGTGGAGTTCTTTTTCATCAGACGCTTCCCTTGTCTGGGCTATCAGCTGGAACTGTTCTTCAGCCAAACCCTAGCCCCAGAACAGTTGCTTCCTGAATCTCTCCCGTTGAGAATTCTCCTTTTCGAGTTCCTTTTTCCAGTACAGCGTGCTCTGCTCTGCTTCCACCTTGATTACTTCAGAAATGAAatgcagcaaacatttattgagtggtgCCTGGAGATGAACGCTTGGAGTCAAGAGCCTTGGGTTcttgtcctggctctgccactaactggctgtgtggccttggccaaGTCCCTTGTCTTCTTGGTGCTTTCACTTCCTTTGAGTAAAATGGGTAAGTGCCTTCTTACTGGCAGGCTCTCGTCCAGGTCTCCCTTCCTGTCCTCCAGCAGGCTCTCCCTGGAGGCCCAGACCCCTCTGCTCCCCATGGGCAGCTGCCAGGCAGGGCACAACCTGCATCTCTGCCTGGCCCACCACCCACCTCTGGTCTGTGCCGCTTTGATCTTGCTGCTTCTTGGCCTTTCTGGCCTGGGCCTTGGTGGCTTCCTCCTCACCCACAAGACTGGCCTGCGCAGCCCTGACATCCCTCAG GACTGGGTCTCCTTCTTGAGATCTTTTGGCCAGCTGACCCTGTGCCCCATGAATGGGACAGTCAAAGGGAAGTGGCGTGGGTCTCACGTCGTGGGCTTACTGACCACCTTGAACTTCGGAGATGATCGAGACAGGAACAAGACCCAGACATTCCAAGCCCAGGTCCAGGGTAGTCGTATGGGATTGAAAG GATCTTCTGCAGGAGAGCTGGTCCTCATTACAGCCAGGGTGACCACAGAAAGGACCCCAGGAACCTGCCTGTATTTTAGTGCTGCTCCAGGAATCCTGCCCTCCAGCCAGCCACCCATGTCCTGCTCGGAAGAGGGAGCAGGAAATGCCACCCTGAGCCCTAGGATGGCTGAGGAGTGTGTCAGTGTCTGGAGCCACGAAGGTCTTGTGCTCACCAAGTTGCTCACCTCC GAGGAGCTGGCTCTGTGTGGCTCTAGGCTGCTGATTTTGGgctccttcctgcttctcttctGTGGCCTTCTCTGCTGTCTCACTGCTGTGTGCTTCCACCCACGCCGGGAGTCCCACTGGTCTAGAACCCGGTTCTGA